In Opisthocomus hoazin isolate bOpiHoa1 chromosome 14, bOpiHoa1.hap1, whole genome shotgun sequence, the following proteins share a genomic window:
- the LOC104336288 gene encoding V-set and immunoglobulin domain-containing protein 4 has translation MGEVVRIVVFVMAFISCNALLDLAGVHQINGTWMGSTTLPCTYMPSEGFTQQTLSWRVDRDYSTSTIFRRDDSGDHILLSRFRDRVSVPKNSPGDASLLIENLEIPDSGHYTCQVIWRSKNNSLITKEVTTTIKVVKVAVTKPVIMASELGLTVPAGARTSLTCVASGSPPISYRWFRSTPGGKALLLSSQAELAWDSLQPSDAGEYYCEAENRVGAGAVRRSDAVELTVGGPPRAAPSPALPALAAALGGAGLGALLAALLRRRRHQAEPLYEVAFCSTADVTRLETDVEVPDRCLHKETNSKTETSNDTFTMKDNDSMCIRKNPEYENLVNAMESEY, from the exons CCCTCCTGGATCTGGCTGGTGTCCACCAGATCAATGGCACATGGATGGGATCCACCACTTTACCGTGTACCTACATGCCCTCAGAAGGTTTCACACAGCAAACGCTCAGCTGGAGGGTAGACCGAGACTATAGCACCTCTACCATCTTTCGGAGGGATGATTCTGGTGACCACATCTTGTTGTCTCGGTTCCGAGACCGGGTCAGCGTCCCCAAGAACAGCCCAGGGGATGCCTCACTCCTAATTGAGAACCTCGAAATCCCTGACAGTGGACACTACACATGTCAAGTCATCTGGAGGTCTAAAAATAACAGCTTGATAACAAAGGAGGTGACCACTACGATTAAAGTTGTCAAAG TTGCAGTGACCAAGCCCGTCATCATGGCCAGCGAGCTGGGGCTGACGGTCCCGGCAGGAGCCCGGACCAGCCTGACCTGTGTGGCCAGCGGGTCCCCCCCCATCAGCTACCGCTGGTTCCGGAGCACCCCGGGCGGGAAGGCCCTGCTCCTGAGCAGCCAGGCCGAGCTGGcgtgggacagcctgcagccctccGACGCCGGGGAGTACTACTGCGAGGCGGAGAACAGGGTCGGGGCCGGGGCGGTGCGGCGGAGCGATGCCGTGGAGCTGACAGTGGGAG gtcccccccgcgccgcgccgtccccggccctccccgcgctGGCGGCCGCGCTGGGCGGCGCCGGGCTCGGGGCGCTCCTGGCCGCGCTGctgcgacggcggcggcaccagGCAG aacctCTCTATGAAGTCGCTTT CTGTAGCACTGCAGATGTCACGAGATTGGAGACTGATGTGGAGGTCCCTGATAGATGCCTACACAAGGAGACAAACTCTAAGACCGAAACATCCAATGATACTTTCACTATGAAAGACAACGACAGCATGTGCATCAGGAAGAATCCTGAGTATGAGAACCTTGTGAATGCCATGGAATCAGAATATTAA